One Heyndrickxia oleronia genomic window, ACCATTCGACAATATCAATTTTTTCACCTTTTAATTCATTCACAATTGCCTGAACCCTTGCACCTTTAGGTCCAACACATGCACCAACAGGGTCTACATCAGCTTGATCAGTATAAACAGATATTTTCGAACGATCTCCAGCTTCACGTGCAACAGATCTAATTTCAACTGTGCCATCGTAAATTTCCGGAACTTCAATTTCAAATAGACGTTTTAATAGTCCAGGATGTGTCCGAGAAACAAAGATTTGTGGCCCTTTTGTTGTCTTTTCAACTTTCGTAATGTACACCTTGATACGGTCATGAGGACGATAAGACTCATTAGGCATTTGTTCACTTTGCGCAAGCAGTGCTTCAATTTTACCTAAATTCACGTAAATAAATCGAGGATCTTGTCTTTGAACGATTCCAGTCATAATATCATCTTCACGATCGATAAATTCACTGTATATGATGCCTCTTTCAGCTTCACGTACACGTTGGGTGACTACTTGTTTTGCTGTTTGTGCAGCAATTCTACCAAAGTCCTTTGGTGTTACTTCAATTTCTACAACATCTCCTACTTCATACGCAGGATTAATTTTTTGTGCATCCTCAACTGAGATTTCTAGTCGTGAATCAAAAACTTCGTCGACTACATCCTTCCTTGCAAATACACGCATCGTGCCGTTCCCTAAATTCAAGTCTGTACGAACGTTTTGCGCTTGATTAAAATTTCTTTTGTATGCTGACACTAGTGCAGCTTCGATGGCTTCTATGATAACATCGCGAGAAATTCCTTTCTCTTTTTCTAAAATAATTAGAGCATCCAAAAGTTCTGTGCTCATGGAAACGTCATCCCCCTCAAATATAAATAAAAAACTCTATGAGTTAATGTTGTTAATTCTAACGTAAATTCGTCAGAATGAGCTTTTGTAAATTAGATAAATATTAAAATACAATAGCTAGACGGGCTTTGGCCACTTTTTCAAAAGGTATTTCTACTTGTTTCGTTCTAGTTTTCACTTTCATTTCAAGTTTGACATGATCACCTGTAAATTCAAGTAGTTTTCCCTCAAATTCCTTCTCACCATCAATTGGCTCGTAGGTTTTAATATTTACATGCTTTCCTACAGCTTTTTCAAAATCCTTTTCCTTTTTCAAAGGGCGTTCAGCACCAGGAGAGGATACTTCCAGAAAGTAATTATTAGGGATTGGATCTAATTCGTCCAATTTTTCCCCAAGACGTTCACTTACTATCCCACATTCTTCAATATCGATTCCATTATCCTTATCTATAAATACGCGAAGAAACCAATTCTTTCCTTCCTTAACATATTCAATGTCAACAAGTTCAAGATCCATATCTAGAATGATTGGTGCAACGAGTTCTTCTACAACGTCCGTAACTTTGCTCATAAAAACCTCCTGATTAACAATTCGTAAATTTGATAAAAGTAAATTAATCATCATAGAAGCAAAATGGACAAATCCCTGAGTAAACCGTGTAATAAACACGAAAGAGTGGGTATGAAGCCCCACTCTTTCCAAGAGTTATCAGTAGTATTTCCAATAAAAATATACCATAACCAAAATTTATATGCAAATAGAAATGCGGAAGTGACTGGGTTAGACCCGACTAGCAAATGGGATAATCCGCTTTTTTGATTTCCCTAATGGGCGAACCTTCCTTTTTTATATTCCTATACACGTCTTGTTCAACGATTTATAGAATTTAGAACAATGACAGCTGATTTTGCTCTGGAAGTGATTCTAAGCAGCCATGTTTATCAAGGTATTCAATAATCGTCTTCGATACTTTTCCACGTTGTTGTAGATCCTCCTTGGAAAGGAATTCCCCATCCTCACGTGCTTTAACGATATTTAATGCCGCATTTGTTCCAAGCCCAGGAATAGCATTAAATGGTGGAATGAGAGAATTACCATCTATAACAAATTCACTTGCCTTTGATCGATAAAGATCAACTTTTTGGAAATTGAATCCTCTTTCGCACATTTCAAGACATAGCTCTAAAACAGTCAATAAACTTTTTTCTTTCGTCGATGCATCCAGCCCTTTTGCATTTATTTCTTCAATTTTTGAACGGATAGAAATTGATCCACGTACCATTGACTCTAAATCAAAATCTTCTGCTCTAACAGTAAAATATGCAGCATAGTATAAAAGTGGCAAATGTACTTTAAAGTACGCAATTCGTACTGCCATTAATACATATGCAGCAGCATGTGCCTTAGGGAACATGTATTTAATTTTCTTACAGGAATCAATATACCATTCTGGAACATTCTGATTGCGCATTTCTTCTTCCATTTCCGGTTGAAGACCCTTCCCTTTACGGACAGATTCCATGATTTTGAACGCTAACGACGGTTCCAAACCTTGATAGATTAAATAAACCATTATATCATCACGACACCCAATAACTTCTGGAAGTATACAAGTTCCATTTTGAATGAGCTCCTGTGCATTTCCTAACCATACATCCGTTCCATGTGAAAGCCCAGATATCTGAACCAATTCTGAGAATGTTGTTGGTTTAGTATCCTCAAGCATCTGCCGCACGAACCTCGTTCCGAACTCTGGTATTCCTAATGTACCTGTTTTACACATGATCTGCTCTTGAGTAACTCCTAATGAATCGGTATTGCTAAATATTTGCATAACCACAGGATCATCTGTTGGAATTGTTTTCGGATCGATTCCGCTTAAATCCTGCAGCATCCTTATCATCGTAGGATCATCGTGCCCCAGAATATCAAGCTTCAAGACATTATCATGAATCGAATGAAAGTCAAAATGGGTAGTTTTCCATTCCGATTCTCGATCATCTGCAGGGAATTGGATTGGAGTAAAATCATATACATCCATATAATCAGGAATAACAATAATCCCACCTGGATGCTGTCCTGTTGTTCTTTTTACCCCTGTACACCCTTGAACAAGGCGATCAACTTCAGCTCCACGTAACGTTAAGTTATTGTCTTGAGTATATCCTCTCACATAACCATAAGCAGTCTTTTCTGCAACCGTTCCAATCGTTCCAGCACGATATACATACTCCTCACCGAATAAAACTTTCGTATAATTATGAGCACGGGGTTGATATTCACCAGAGAAGTTTAGATCAATATCCGGTACTTTATCTCCTTTAAAACCAAGGAATGTTTCAAAGGGAATATCATGTCCGTCTTTTTTGTATTTTGCTCCGCAATTTGGACAATCCTTATCTGGTAAATCGAACCCAGACCCAACTGATCCATCATTGAAAAACTCAGATGTTTTGCATTTAGGACAGATATAATGTGGGGGTAACGGATTTACTTCTGTAATTTCGGTCATCGTTGCAACTAAAGATGAGCCAACAGATCCCCGTGAACCAACTAGATAACCATCATCCAATGATTTTTTTACAAGCTTATGCGAGATTAAATAAATTACAGCAAATCCATGTCCAATTATACTTTTTAATTCTTTTTCAAGTCTTGCCTCTACAATTTCCGGAAGTTCTTCACCATAAATACTTCTAGCCATTGTATAGCTCATATTTCGAACTTCTTCTTCTGCACCTTCAATTTTAGGTGTGTATAAATCATCTTTAATTGGTTTAATTTCATCTATCATATCTGCAATTTTATTGGTGTTAGTTACAACTATTTCTTTCGCCTTTTCCTCACCTAAGAAAGCAAATGCTTTTAGCATTTCATCCGTTGTTCGAAAATGAACATTTGGCAATTGGTGGCGATTCAGCGGATTTGCCCCTGCTTGGGAATTAATTAATATCTTTCGATAAATCTTATCTTCTGGATTTAAATAATGGACATTACCAGTTGCAACGACTGGTAAATTTAATTTTTCGCCAAGCTTTACGATGTTCATGATTATTTCTTCTAATGATTTCTCATCCTTAACAAGTTCCATTTCTATTAAATGGGCATAAACCTCTTTAGGATGCACTTCTAAATAATCATAGAATTTCGCTGTTTCTTCCACCTCATCAGGTGCCTTTTGCATCATTCCTTCAAATACTTCTCCTTTATCACAGGCGGAACCTACAAGTATACCTTCACGATATTTTTGTAATTGGGACCTTGGAATCCTTGGCACACGATAAAAATAATCTATATGAGCTAATGAAATAAGTTTAAATAAATTTTTTAACCCTTTCTCGGTTTGGGCTAGTAATGTGCAGTGAGAAGGACGAGCACGCTTATACGCACCACCTTTACCCATATAATCATTAAATTGATCATGGTATTCAATTCCTTGCTTACTGGCATCTTTTAATAATTTAATTAAAATATACCCTGTTGCTTCAGCATCATAAATCGCACGGTGATGCTGTGTTAATTCGATATCGAATTTTTTTGCTAATGTATTTAAACGATGGTTTTTAAATTCTGGATATAGCAATCTAGCAACTTCCAATGTATCAATAACTGGATTTGTGGCTTTTGGCAAACCAATCTTTTGATATCCGACATTGATAAACCCCATATCAAAGGAAGCATTATGGGCAACTAGAACATCATTTCCAGACCACTCTAGGAATTTTCGCAAAACAATGTCTACATCTGGTGCACTTTCAACCATATCATCCGTTATTCCTGTTAATTCAATGGTAGTGTTGGACAAACGATGGTGTGGGTTTGCAAAGGATTCAAAACGATCGATGATTTCCCCATTATGAATTTTGACGGCCGCAAGTTCAATAATGGTATCATAAACTGCAGATAACCCCGTAGTTTCAACGTCAAATACGACAAACGTATCATCACTTAACAGACGATGGGCATCATTATATGTTATCGGTACTCCATCATCAACTAAGTTTGCTTCTACCCCATATAATATCTTTATATCATTTTTCTTTCCCGCACCAAATGCCTCAGGGAACGATTGTGCCACTCCATGGTCTGTAATGGCAATAGCTTTATGCCCCCATTTTTTTGCTTGTTTAACTAAATCACTAACTGAAGTGACCGCATCCATTTGGCTCATCGGTGAATGAAGATGAAGTTCAACTCTTTTCTCATCATCTGGTGCTACATCTTGTCTTAATCTAGGTTTGATTTCATTTAAGTCATTGGCTATCATGACCAGGTCGCGAACGAATGTATCGTTTTGGATACTTCCGCGAGCACGAAGCCACATACCCTTTTTTACTTGATTAAGGATTTGTGCATCCTCTTTATCACGGGAAAACACTTTAACTAGGATAGAGCTCGTATAATCAGTGATTTTAAAGGTTAATAATGTTCTACCACTACGAAGTTCCTTTGTCTCAGCAAAAAAGACATAGCCTTCAATCGTAATTCTTCTTTCTTCATCAACGATTTCTTCCATTCTACGGAACGTATCATCATCCTTAATCGTCAAGCCAATCATCACTGGACCTTCCGGAGCACTAGCATCATTCGGTTCTGCATCCTTTTTCTGCATTTCCATGACAGCAAGCTTTGCTCGTTCTTCATCCTCTTTTTGTTTAGCCTCAATAAACTTCTTATATTCTTCATTTGATTCATTTTGCCCGATTTCAGAATCAATCATCATTAATGGAAATCCAAGATTTTGATAAATAGTTGAGATAATTTCCCCATATTTTTGCTTTAATGTTCTTGCCTCTGTATCGTTTCTTGCTTGTATGGTAAGTTTATTCCCTTTTAATTTTGGTACTTGTCCATTTAAAAGGGATAAAAGCATAGGTGAAATACCATCTAATTCTTTTACACAATAACTCCAGTAATCTAATACTTCTTTTTCAGAAATTTGTGTATCCATTACCCGTATGGAAAAATCCACTTGTGCAATATGATGGAACACATGTCTTAATTGTGTTGAAAAACGATAAAAAATTTCATACGGTAAAACGCGCTCTAATAAAAAATAAAAATGCCAACTTTTTTTATTTTTTTCAACTACTAGTTTCTCAATCTCAGCATTCGCAAACGATTGAACAACCATATTATCAGTCAAATTTAACTGCTGTAATAATACGCGAAATCTTTCTTTCCTGTCGGCGGGATTATTCGTCATATCTACCTCTCCCATCCATTTATTTTTATTTCTATTCCTTACACCAATTTGGTACTTACCTAATAATAAAAAAAGCCCTAACGAATTTCAATGTAAAACATTAAGGAAAATTTGCCTTTTAATTGATGTCAGAAGGATCAATTGCTCTTTATTACAGATTTAGTGGTTATTATGAAAGTTACAGCTAGCTCTTTTCCAAAGTAAAATGAAGAGGATTAGCGTTCTTCACCAGATATTTATTAGTAAAACTTTACCTAAATATATCAATGTTTGAGAAAAGAGCCTGTATAAAAATATTCCTTCTTAATACGTAATAAAAGCAATCGGTTTAATTTCCGATTGCTTTCAATTTTAAAGGAAGAATCTTTGTATATCATTCCATGTTACGATAATCATTAACAGCATGAGCAATGCAAAACCAATGAAATGCACCATACCTTCTTTTTGACGATCAATTGGTTTCCCTCTTAATGCCTCTACCCCGAAGAATAATAGTCTTCCACCATCAAGTGCAGGGATAGGTAGTAGATTCATGATTCCAAGATTAATGCTAAGGAGTGCTCCCCATTTCATTAAGTACAACACACCAGATTTAGCAACTACCTCTGTTGATTTGTAGATGCCAACAGGTCCTGAAAGCATGTCAATAGAGAATTGTCCAGTAACAAGTTTACCTAGCATACGGAATATCTCAATTGTCCATTGATAGGTTTGTTGAACACCATAAGTGGCTACCTTTAAAGGAGATTTTTCAACAGGATTTAGTACCCCAATTCTTCCTACTTCCTTTTCACCTTCTTTTTCTGCTTTCGGTGTTACGGCAATATCTTTTGTTTGATTATTACGTTCAATCGTGAACATTAATTCTTCACCTGGATGCTTTTGAATAACATCCACAATATCTTCCCAACTTGAAATTTCAGAGCCATCAATACTAATAACTGTGTCCCCAGTATGCAGTCCAGCCTGTTTGGCAGCACCATCATTTGTCAACTTGCCTAGTATTGGATCATTTGTGGGAACACCTTGAATGATCGCTAAAATGGTAAATATAACAATTGCCAAAACAAAATTCATCATCGGTCCGGCAAATATGGTCATCGCACGTTTTCCTAATGACTTTGAGGCAAATTGTCGATCCCACGGTGCTATTTGGGTTTCCACTTGATCCTCAACAATAACAGCTTCTTTCATAAGGGAGAAGGTTTTTAATGTTTCATCGTCCTCTTCCTCATATCCTTTAATGATTAGATCATGATCTAAATCAGCAGATTCTACCTCAATTAGTCGAATATTAGGATATCTGTTTTTACCGTTAAGAACAATTTTCTCCACTTGTTCCTTATCATTAAAAATCAATCCAACACGTTGACCAGCTTTCAAATCGAGCATTTCCTGATCTTCACCAGCCATACGCACATAGCCACCTATAGGTAGTAATCTTATCGTATAAAGGGTTTCATTCTTTTTAAATGACAAGATCTTCGGACCAAAGCCTATCGCAAATTCGCGACAAAGTATTCCCGCCCTTTTGGCAAAGTAAAAATGACCTGCTTCATGGAAGAAGACTAATGCGCCAAAAATAATTATAAACGCTATGACAGTAGTCAAATGTAAAACCACCTTTTTAGAAGAGTGTGTTTATATATACTCTTGTTTCTTGATCAATTTCTTTAATTGTATCCAAGTCAGGATGTTTAATCACATTATGCCTATCTAAAGCTCTTTCTATCAATTCATCAATTTGTAAAAAGGCAATTTTTTTATTTAAAAAGGCATTGACCGCAGCCTCATTAGCTGCATTTAAAACTGTAGGTAATGATCCGCCAGTCCTCCCTGCATCATATGCAAGTTTTAAGCAATGAAATCTCTTATAATCCATTTTTTCAAAATTTAGTTTACCAATGTCCTCTAAATTCAGTCTCTTTCCTGATGGTAAAGGAAGTCTGTTCGGATAGGATAATGCATATTGAATCGCAACTCGCATATCAGGCGAACCCAATTGTGCTTTTATACTTGTATCTTGGAATTCTACCATGGAATGAATGATACTCTCTCTATGCAATACTACATCAATTTTATCAAAAGGTATATCAAATAGCCAATGTGCTTCAATTACTTCCAATCCCTTATTCATCATTGTTGCTGAATCAATGGTAATTTTAGCACCCATTGACCAATTCGGATGATTTAATGCCTCTTCTACTGTGACCCCAATTAAATCCTCTCTAGTCTTGTCCCGAAAACTACCGCCAGAAGCGGTGATAATCAGGCGATCAATTTCGCTATCCTTCTCTCCTTGCAGACACTGAAATATTGCAGAATGCTCACTATCTACTGGAAGAATGCTTACACCATGTTGTTCCGCTGCAGACATAACTAAATGTCCAGCCGTTACAAGTGTTTCTTTATTTGCAAGTGCAATGGTTTTTCCCGCTTGGATGGCATGTAATGTTGGAAAAAGTCCGACACTCCCCATTACAGCATTAACTAAAATAGTTGCTTTCTCATAGATGGCTACTTCCAATAAGCCGTTTTGACCATATGAAAGGCGTATAGAATGTCCGTATTCCGCTTTTAATTTTTCATAGTCATCTTGATTTTGTACTGAAACTAATTCCGGTTTAAATTCAGAAATAATTTTTCTCGTTAATTCGATATTTTTACCGACTGTAATTGCAACTAAACAAAATTGTTCAGGATGATTTCGAATTACGTCTAATGTTTGAGTACCAATAGAACCTGTAGCACCCATTAAACTAATATATTTCATGTTTTCAACTCCTAATTTCTAAAACCGCTTGATTAATTACCAATAATATGAAGTATATGCAATAAAGGCCATACAAATAATAAACTATCAAAACGGTCTAAAATTCCGCCATGTCCAGGAAGGATTTTTCCTGAGTCCTTTACTCCATAGTGACGTTTATAGGCTGATTCAGCTAAATCTCCAATTTGTCCAAAAATCGCTAAAACAGCTGAAACGAATAATAACTTTCCTATAGATACATCAATGTTTGAGAAAAAGTGAAAGAGAATGCCCACAACAACGGCACATACAACCCCACCTACAGCACCCTCAATAGTTTTATTTGGACTAATTTCTGGCCAGAGTTTCCTTTTCCCCATAGAACGACCAATAAAATAGGCACCCGAATCTGTTGCCCAAATAATAAATAAGGAATAGAGAATATATGTAAGACCGCCAGTTTCTCTTGTTTCAATAAAATAATAGATCCCCATTCCTACATAAAGTACTGTTAGTAATAAAAAGGAGATATCATCAAACGTGGTTTTATTTTTTGTTATAACGGTAATAACAAGAAATAAAAGTATGGCAATAAAGATATATTCCAGTTTTGAATAGCCTAAATTCTCTATTACATTAATATATTGTTTTGGTATTAGAATAATCCATAATAATAAAACAGAAATAATTCCTTGAAATGAAACGATAGAAATTTTTCTCATTCTTAATAGCTCATAAATAGCTACTGTTCCCATTAAA contains:
- a CDS encoding PolC-type DNA polymerase III yields the protein MTNNPADRKERFRVLLQQLNLTDNMVVQSFANAEIEKLVVEKNKKSWHFYFLLERVLPYEIFYRFSTQLRHVFHHIAQVDFSIRVMDTQISEKEVLDYWSYCVKELDGISPMLLSLLNGQVPKLKGNKLTIQARNDTEARTLKQKYGEIISTIYQNLGFPLMMIDSEIGQNESNEEYKKFIEAKQKEDEERAKLAVMEMQKKDAEPNDASAPEGPVMIGLTIKDDDTFRRMEEIVDEERRITIEGYVFFAETKELRSGRTLLTFKITDYTSSILVKVFSRDKEDAQILNQVKKGMWLRARGSIQNDTFVRDLVMIANDLNEIKPRLRQDVAPDDEKRVELHLHSPMSQMDAVTSVSDLVKQAKKWGHKAIAITDHGVAQSFPEAFGAGKKNDIKILYGVEANLVDDGVPITYNDAHRLLSDDTFVVFDVETTGLSAVYDTIIELAAVKIHNGEIIDRFESFANPHHRLSNTTIELTGITDDMVESAPDVDIVLRKFLEWSGNDVLVAHNASFDMGFINVGYQKIGLPKATNPVIDTLEVARLLYPEFKNHRLNTLAKKFDIELTQHHRAIYDAEATGYILIKLLKDASKQGIEYHDQFNDYMGKGGAYKRARPSHCTLLAQTEKGLKNLFKLISLAHIDYFYRVPRIPRSQLQKYREGILVGSACDKGEVFEGMMQKAPDEVEETAKFYDYLEVHPKEVYAHLIEMELVKDEKSLEEIIMNIVKLGEKLNLPVVATGNVHYLNPEDKIYRKILINSQAGANPLNRHQLPNVHFRTTDEMLKAFAFLGEEKAKEIVVTNTNKIADMIDEIKPIKDDLYTPKIEGAEEEVRNMSYTMARSIYGEELPEIVEARLEKELKSIIGHGFAVIYLISHKLVKKSLDDGYLVGSRGSVGSSLVATMTEITEVNPLPPHYICPKCKTSEFFNDGSVGSGFDLPDKDCPNCGAKYKKDGHDIPFETFLGFKGDKVPDIDLNFSGEYQPRAHNYTKVLFGEEYVYRAGTIGTVAEKTAYGYVRGYTQDNNLTLRGAEVDRLVQGCTGVKRTTGQHPGGIIVIPDYMDVYDFTPIQFPADDRESEWKTTHFDFHSIHDNVLKLDILGHDDPTMIRMLQDLSGIDPKTIPTDDPVVMQIFSNTDSLGVTQEQIMCKTGTLGIPEFGTRFVRQMLEDTKPTTFSELVQISGLSHGTDVWLGNAQELIQNGTCILPEVIGCRDDIMVYLIYQGLEPSLAFKIMESVRKGKGLQPEMEEEMRNQNVPEWYIDSCKKIKYMFPKAHAAAYVLMAVRIAYFKVHLPLLYYAAYFTVRAEDFDLESMVRGSISIRSKIEEINAKGLDASTKEKSLLTVLELCLEMCERGFNFQKVDLYRSKASEFVIDGNSLIPPFNAIPGLGTNAALNIVKAREDGEFLSKEDLQQRGKVSKTIIEYLDKHGCLESLPEQNQLSLF
- the dxr gene encoding 1-deoxy-D-xylulose-5-phosphate reductoisomerase is translated as MKYISLMGATGSIGTQTLDVIRNHPEQFCLVAITVGKNIELTRKIISEFKPELVSVQNQDDYEKLKAEYGHSIRLSYGQNGLLEVAIYEKATILVNAVMGSVGLFPTLHAIQAGKTIALANKETLVTAGHLVMSAAEQHGVSILPVDSEHSAIFQCLQGEKDSEIDRLIITASGGSFRDKTREDLIGVTVEEALNHPNWSMGAKITIDSATMMNKGLEVIEAHWLFDIPFDKIDVVLHRESIIHSMVEFQDTSIKAQLGSPDMRVAIQYALSYPNRLPLPSGKRLNLEDIGKLNFEKMDYKRFHCLKLAYDAGRTGGSLPTVLNAANEAAVNAFLNKKIAFLQIDELIERALDRHNVIKHPDLDTIKEIDQETRVYINTLF
- the nusA gene encoding transcription termination factor NusA, whose product is MSTELLDALIILEKEKGISRDVIIEAIEAALVSAYKRNFNQAQNVRTDLNLGNGTMRVFARKDVVDEVFDSRLEISVEDAQKINPAYEVGDVVEIEVTPKDFGRIAAQTAKQVVTQRVREAERGIIYSEFIDREDDIMTGIVQRQDPRFIYVNLGKIEALLAQSEQMPNESYRPHDRIKVYITKVEKTTKGPQIFVSRTHPGLLKRLFEIEVPEIYDGTVEIRSVAREAGDRSKISVYTDQADVDPVGACVGPKGARVQAIVNELKGEKIDIVEWSDDPVTFVANALSPSKVLEVIVDEEEKATTVIVPDYQLSLAIGKRGQNARLAAKLTGWKIDIKSESEARELGIYPREDNLFSNEDQLDDTFEIDEDDFE
- the rseP gene encoding RIP metalloprotease RseP — its product is MTTVIAFIIIFGALVFFHEAGHFYFAKRAGILCREFAIGFGPKILSFKKNETLYTIRLLPIGGYVRMAGEDQEMLDLKAGQRVGLIFNDKEQVEKIVLNGKNRYPNIRLIEVESADLDHDLIIKGYEEEDDETLKTFSLMKEAVIVEDQVETQIAPWDRQFASKSLGKRAMTIFAGPMMNFVLAIVIFTILAIIQGVPTNDPILGKLTNDGAAKQAGLHTGDTVISIDGSEISSWEDIVDVIQKHPGEELMFTIERNNQTKDIAVTPKAEKEGEKEVGRIGVLNPVEKSPLKVATYGVQQTYQWTIEIFRMLGKLVTGQFSIDMLSGPVGIYKSTEVVAKSGVLYLMKWGALLSINLGIMNLLPIPALDGGRLLFFGVEALRGKPIDRQKEGMVHFIGFALLMLLMIIVTWNDIQRFFL
- the rimP gene encoding ribosome maturation factor RimP, translated to MSKVTDVVEELVAPIILDMDLELVDIEYVKEGKNWFLRVFIDKDNGIDIEECGIVSERLGEKLDELDPIPNNYFLEVSSPGAERPLKKEKDFEKAVGKHVNIKTYEPIDGEKEFEGKLLEFTGDHVKLEMKVKTRTKQVEIPFEKVAKARLAIVF
- a CDS encoding phosphatidate cytidylyltransferase, which gives rise to MKQRIITAVIAAAIFIPIVIYGNIPFIILSYLMGTVAIYELLRMRKISIVSFQGIISVLLLWIILIPKQYINVIENLGYSKLEYIFIAILLFLVITVITKNKTTFDDISFLLLTVLYVGMGIYYFIETRETGGLTYILYSLFIIWATDSGAYFIGRSMGKRKLWPEISPNKTIEGAVGGVVCAVVVGILFHFFSNIDVSIGKLLFVSAVLAIFGQIGDLAESAYKRHYGVKDSGKILPGHGGILDRFDSLLFVWPLLHILHIIGN